In Hymenobacter volaticus, the genomic window GTTCTAGGGCTGTTAACTCTGATTTTCCCTATTATCGGAGCCATCAAAGCAAATGAAGGTGAGCTTTGGGTTTATCCGCTCTCCATCCGCGTCTTTTCATAAGAACACTTAAGGCTAGTTTGGCTTTCCAATTTGTTTTGAGCAACCCAGCCATCCGTTATACGCTCATAGAGTGTCCCACTATTCTATGTTCACCGCGTCAGCATTCGCTTCCAAGTGCCCTTGCTGATGTTGTACTTCAGGGTGCTAGGCAACGCCTGCCAGAAATATTTGCTTGTCTCAACGGCGAAGCTAGGCTGCATGTAGCAGTTGATGGTGCAACCTTCGCACTGAGGCAAGCGGCCCTCCAATGCTGCTAATCCCTGTACAGCAGGCGACTGATAGAGCTCTACTAAGTTGCCGTCAATTGGAAATTTCTGCTCGCCTAAATGATAGCACGGCAGCACCAACTCATTAGAAGGTGAAATAACCAACGTGGTACTGGCGGCGCGGCATACTGGCTTAGCAATGTGGTTGCCCCCGTCACGGCGCAGCTGAATGAACGCTTCGTTGAGGTACACTCCCTTACGCCGGCCAAACGCCGAAAGATAATCTAGTTCTTCAGCGCTAAGCTGTTCGCCAGTAGCTACGTTGTTGTATTCGAAAGCCGGGTTCAGAATCAGCATCAACTGATTGGGCTGCGCGATGTCGCGGTACACGGCTTCCAGGTCAGACAGGTTCTCGCGGAAAACAGTGAATAGGATGTCGGGCCGTTCACCTAGCTCCCGCGCCACCCGAATGCTTTCCAACACGAAATCGTAGCAGGCAACGCCCCGGCCCCGATCATGTACCTCTTTCTCGGAAGCATCAAGTGAGAAATGCAGCATGTCTACTTTACCACGCAGCTTCTCGGCATACTTAGGATAGAGCAAGCAATTGGTCGTGAGTGTAGTGACAAAACCCATGTCGTGCGCCAGCGCCACAAACTCATGAATATGGCGGTGCAATAGCGGCTCACCACCGGTAAAATCCACCACCGATACGCCGAGTTGCTTTAAATCGCGCAAGTTGCGCTCCACGTCGGCCAGTTGAATGTAAGGCGAGGGCTTCTCCCAAATGTCGCAGAATGAACATCGCGCATTGCACCGATACGTGACGTAATAATTACACAAAACCGGATGACGAACGAGGCGCATAGTTGCGTAAATGTATGGCTATAAAAGCAGGAAGGAATAAAGCGTATATACTGAGCGTGTCTTGCAACTATTATCTCACCGCCTTACTCATAAGAATGTCGTTGGATATTTAACCTCAGATATATGCTCACACTAGGTAGGCTTTTTACTGGCGTGCTGGCTGTTGGAATGTGCCTTTCTTCGTGTCAGGATGATGATGAAACAAGCATTGATACTCAAACATTGCTTTTTGGGAGCTTCTATGGTGAGTGTTCAGGCGAGCGATGTGTTGAAATATATAAGCTGGATACTAATAAGCGAGAGTTATCTGAGGACACTCAGGATAAGTATCCCTTGGCAAACTCACCCTATAATGGGCAATACACTGCACTTCCCGCCAGCTTCTATCCTTTAGTTCAAGACTTGCCCAATCTGATACCTAATCAGCTGTTTTTGGAAGCAAATGGCTCTATTGGCTCGCCTGACGCTTCTGATCAAGGTGGTTTCTATTTAGAAGTGACACAAAATGGCAATCGACGCTATTGGTTTATTGATACTCAGAAAACCCGTATTCCGGCCTTTCTCCATCCGTTGGTGGATACACTGAGCACTCGTATTCCAAAACTTCCTTGATAGCAGTCTAGTGCGGCAGTGCTCCCCAGGCTTTGTCCCACTTGTTGGGCGTAGCAGCAATGGCTTCGGCCGTGGCCGGACCGTAATGCTCGAGGTAGTAGTTGCAAAAGGTTTTCAGTGGGCATTTAGCGCAATCGGGTTTAGCGAAAAGGCAAATGCGCTGCCCGTGCCAATAGTTATGCTTATGAAAATTCAGTAGCACCAGTGGGTCTTTCGGTAGTTGTTCCAGCAACACCTGATGCGCCTTGTCAGCAGAAGCTTTCGGTCCGATCATGCCCACTCGCTGCGCAATACGGTGCACGTGTGTATCAACAGGCAGCACGGGTTTGTGAAAGTTAAACAGCAATACCAAAGAGGCAGTTTTCAGGCCAATACCGGGCATATCGGTTAGCCAGGTCATGCCCTGCTCTACTGGCCACTCGGTCAAAAAATCGAGGTGGAAGTCGCCGCCCGTTTGGGCCTGAATGCGGCGCAATACTTCCTGAATGCGGGGCGCTTGGGTATCGGGCCAGCGGGTGGTCCGGATGGTGTGAGCTAGGTCGGCGGTAGGGGCCGCTAGCACACCCGCCCAATTGCCAAAAGCTTCGAGCATCCGGTCGTAGGCGAGTTCTTCATCAGCGTGCGTGGTGCGGTGGGACAGGATGGTGGAAATCAGCTCCCGCATAGGAGTCCGGCGCGGTTGATCTAGCGTTAAGGGCTCGAAGAAGGTATTTAGGATAAGGTGATTTTCCCAAGTCTTTTCAGCGGGCGGCGAGGCATACGTGGTCGGCATAGACTATTTAGTAGACAATGAGTAGGAAGAACTACTAAATAGTACGGCCCCGCCACCAAATGGTAGCGGGGCCGCAATAGAAAGGAGGAGCTATATGGCGTATCCTCTTATGTCAACCTGTGATTAGATGGTGCCTTTCTCAGCAGCCTTCTTCAATTTGTCGTTGGCGAAGATGGCAACTTCTACCCGGCGGTTAGCAACGCGGCCAGCCTCAGTGGAGTTGTCGGCAATTGGCTGCTTCGAGCCGTAGCCCGTTACGGTGAAGCGCGAAGCGTCTACGCCTTGCTGCTGCGTGTAGTTAGCTACTGCCTGAGCACGACGCTGCGAAAGCGGATCGTTGATGGCGTCGGTACCGGTGTTGTCGGTGTGGCCTTCTACAATAACGTTGGTGTCACCATACTTAATGAGGGTCTGAGCCAACTCCTTGATGTTCTCTTGAGCAGCAGAAGTTAGAGCAGCCGAGTTCTTAGCGAACAGCAAACCCGAGTCGAAGGTGATTTTGATGCCTTCCCCTACGCGCTCAACTTTAGCGCCAGCCATTTCTTTCTTCAGTTCAGCTGCCTGCTTGTCCATACGACGGCCAATCAGAGCGCCACCAGCACCACCTACCGCAGCACCAATGATAGCACCTTTCGCAGTGCTGTTCTTACCGCCAATTACACGGCCCAATACGCCACCAGCGGCAGCACCGCCCAAGCCACCGATAATACCGCCTTTAGCAGTTTTGCTCCAAGGCTTCTTGGTGGTAGTAGTTTCGGTGGTTGTTTGTGCTTGCACAGTGCTGGTGCCTACCATCAGCAAAGCCAGCAACATAAGGTAAAAGGAACGTAAGTTTTTCATGATAAAAAAAGTTAAAGGAGTTTCGGAGTTGAGAAGTGAGAACGTAAATGAAAAGCGTTAAATCGGCCCGAAGATAATAAGCAGAATGAACCAATGAGTCGACAGCCAATATCTTTACAACCACCTTGCCAAAAATTCAGCAAATCCCTACAAACAAGCAAAAACCCCTTGAAATAGGCTATTTAGGCCATTTTTCAAGCTTTGAATTATTTAAGAAAACGCCCGCTGCTAGATTTTGGTATATTATTTCTTAGAAAAGAAATGCAGATAAAATTTTCTGATAAAGGATCATTATTAATTTTTTGTGGCATAGTACTACCTATTATATAATAGCATAGTAGCTAATTTTAATTTCTTTAAACACCAATTGAAATAGATATATAGAAGCCTATTCGTTGCCATTTACAGGTATTAGCAAACGGGTATATTCTATCTTTTTACCCACTAACTTCTTTGCTCTTTTACACTCTGTGAACCAGTATAGGTACTGAGTATGCCCGAGTAACTTAGCTATAATGAATGCCGGCTCAAATCTAATAGCACAGAAGCGCCAACTCTTGATTAGCACTCATTGCCTGAACTACCGCTACAAAAAAAGACCGCACTAACCGTGCGGTCTTTTGATTCTAACTACCCCAAAGCGAGGTTTACAGCGTGCCTTTTTCAGCAGCTTTCTTCATTTTCTCGTTGGCGTAGATGGCAATTTCTACCCGACGGTTAGCCTGCTTACCAGCTTCTGTGGTATTGTCGGCAATCGGCTGCGACGAACCATAGCCCTGCGTGGTGATACGCGAAGCGTCTACGCCTTGCTGCTGCGTGTAGTCTGCTACTGCCTGAGCGCGACGCTGCGAAAGCGGATTATTGATAGCGTCGGAACCGGTGTTGTCGGT contains:
- a CDS encoding radical SAM protein; translation: MRLVRHPVLCNYYVTYRCNARCSFCDIWEKPSPYIQLADVERNLRDLKQLGVSVVDFTGGEPLLHRHIHEFVALAHDMGFVTTLTTNCLLYPKYAEKLRGKVDMLHFSLDASEKEVHDRGRGVACYDFVLESIRVARELGERPDILFTVFRENLSDLEAVYRDIAQPNQLMLILNPAFEYNNVATGEQLSAEELDYLSAFGRRKGVYLNEAFIQLRRDGGNHIAKPVCRAASTTLVISPSNELVLPCYHLGEQKFPIDGNLVELYQSPAVQGLAALEGRLPQCEGCTINCYMQPSFAVETSKYFWQALPSTLKYNISKGTWKRMLTR
- a CDS encoding endonuclease III domain-containing protein; translated protein: MPTTYASPPAEKTWENHLILNTFFEPLTLDQPRRTPMRELISTILSHRTTHADEELAYDRMLEAFGNWAGVLAAPTADLAHTIRTTRWPDTQAPRIQEVLRRIQAQTGGDFHLDFLTEWPVEQGMTWLTDMPGIGLKTASLVLLFNFHKPVLPVDTHVHRIAQRVGMIGPKASADKAHQVLLEQLPKDPLVLLNFHKHNYWHGQRICLFAKPDCAKCPLKTFCNYYLEHYGPATAEAIAATPNKWDKAWGALPH
- a CDS encoding OmpA family protein, which encodes MKNLRSFYLMLLALLMVGTSTVQAQTTTETTTTKKPWSKTAKGGIIGGLGGAAAGGVLGRVIGGKNSTAKGAIIGAAVGGAGGALIGRRMDKQAAELKKEMAGAKVERVGEGIKITFDSGLLFAKNSAALTSAAQENIKELAQTLIKYGDTNVIVEGHTDNTGTDAINDPLSQRRAQAVANYTQQQGVDASRFTVTGYGSKQPIADNSTEAGRVANRRVEVAIFANDKLKKAAEKGTI